A stretch of Candidatus Sphingomonas phytovorans DNA encodes these proteins:
- a CDS encoding RNA polymerase sigma factor, with the protein MGTADTLRAVETVWRIESARLIAGLARLTRDLSLAEELAQEALEAALRQWPSDGVPRNPGAWLMAAGKRRAIDGFRRSRIIDEKHRALAGEADPVDASVEDGIVEAIDDDIGDELLALIFTACHPVLSTEARVALTLKLIGGLSTGEIASAFLTSEPTIAQRIVRAKRTLAGADVRYEVRRGAERDARLSSVLEVLYLIFSEGYAPATEDAWTRPALCEEAMRLARILAGLAPNDAEVHGLLALMELQASRLPTRIGRDGSPVLLLDQDRARWDRVLIQHGLKALAVAERLRSPAGPYTLQASIAACHARALTPEATEWEEIAARYDDLYRAMPSPVIDLNRAVAKAMAFGPAVGLALVDGILADGALDGYHLAYSVRADFLSKLGRAGEARDSWLKGAALARSDRERTLMEERAATLA; encoded by the coding sequence GTGGGAACGGCGGACACCTTGCGGGCGGTGGAAACGGTCTGGCGGATCGAATCCGCCAGGCTGATCGCAGGTCTTGCCCGGCTGACGCGCGACTTGTCGCTGGCCGAGGAACTGGCGCAGGAAGCACTTGAGGCGGCGCTGCGGCAATGGCCGTCCGACGGCGTGCCGCGCAACCCCGGCGCCTGGCTGATGGCGGCGGGCAAGCGCCGGGCGATCGACGGTTTCCGCAGATCCCGCATCATCGACGAGAAGCATCGCGCCCTGGCCGGGGAAGCCGATCCGGTCGACGCCTCGGTCGAGGACGGGATCGTTGAGGCGATCGACGACGACATCGGCGACGAACTGCTCGCGCTGATCTTCACCGCCTGCCATCCGGTGCTGTCGACCGAAGCACGCGTCGCGCTGACCCTGAAGCTGATCGGCGGCCTTTCGACCGGCGAGATCGCCAGCGCCTTCCTGACGTCCGAACCGACCATCGCGCAGCGCATCGTTCGGGCCAAGCGGACATTGGCCGGGGCCGATGTCCGCTATGAAGTGCGGCGCGGAGCGGAACGCGATGCACGGCTCTCCTCGGTGCTTGAGGTGCTCTATCTGATCTTCAGCGAAGGTTATGCGCCGGCGACCGAAGATGCCTGGACTAGGCCTGCCCTTTGCGAGGAGGCGATGCGGCTGGCGCGTATCCTTGCGGGGCTCGCGCCGAACGACGCTGAAGTCCACGGCCTGCTCGCCCTGATGGAATTGCAAGCGTCCCGGCTGCCGACCCGCATCGGGCGCGACGGGTCGCCGGTGCTGCTGCTCGACCAGGATCGGGCGCGCTGGGACCGGGTGCTGATCCAGCACGGGCTCAAGGCTCTCGCCGTCGCGGAGCGCCTGCGATCACCGGCCGGCCCCTACACGCTGCAGGCGAGCATCGCCGCCTGCCATGCCCGGGCGCTGACACCCGAGGCGACCGAATGGGAAGAAATCGCGGCACGGTACGACGATCTCTATCGGGCGATGCCCTCGCCCGTGATCGACCTCAACCGGGCCGTCGCGAAGGCGATGGCGTTCGGGCCGGCGGTCGGGCTGGCGTTGGTGGATGGCATTCTCGCCGACGGCGCGCTCGACGGCTACCATCTCGCCTACAGCGTCCGGGCCGACTTCCTGAGCAAGCTGG
- a CDS encoding YciI family protein has protein sequence MRVMVIMKASAETEAGVMPSERLLTEMTAFNEELVKAGLLLAGEGLHPSSKGARVKFEGTKTSVLNGPFAETKELIAGFWLLQVKSMDEAIEWIRRVPNTDGAHHEIEIRRVFDAEDFGEALTPELREREEAMRAQGGDYGQERG, from the coding sequence ATGCGTGTGATGGTGATCATGAAAGCGAGCGCCGAAACCGAAGCCGGCGTGATGCCGAGCGAGCGGCTGTTGACTGAGATGACGGCCTTTAACGAGGAACTGGTGAAGGCAGGCCTCCTGCTGGCGGGCGAAGGCCTGCATCCGTCTTCGAAGGGTGCCCGGGTGAAGTTCGAGGGGACGAAGACGAGTGTGCTCAACGGGCCGTTCGCCGAGACCAAGGAACTGATCGCCGGGTTCTGGCTGTTGCAGGTCAAGTCGATGGATGAGGCGATCGAGTGGATTCGCCGCGTGCCCAACACTGACGGCGCGCATCACGAGATCGAGATCCGCCGCGTGTTCGATGCCGAGGATTTCGGCGAGGCGCTCACTCCCGAGTTGCGCGAGCGCGAAGAGGCGATGCGCGCCCAGGGTGGCGATTACGGCCAGGAGCGGGGATGA